The sequence below is a genomic window from Betaproteobacteria bacterium.
CCGCCCCCCAGGGTGGCATAGCGCATGGCGCCGTGCAGGCGGGCGGGGATGTTGGCGGCAGCAGGCAGGCTGGCCGCGAGGGCAGCCTCGACGCATTCCTGGGTGCTCGCCATCCACGCGGTGAAGGCGGCCTGGGTCAACTCAGGTCTCCGGCCGGGTCAGCGGCCCGTTCCTCGCCGTTTTCGACAATGCGCAACTGAGTTTCGGCGGCGTCGAGCTGCCGCTGGCAGTGTTTCATCAATTCCATGCCGCGGCGGTAGGCGGCGATGGATTCCTCCAGTTCGAGGCTGCCGGCTTCCATGCTCTGGACGATGGCTTCGAGTTCGGCCAGGGCTGTCTCGAATTTCATCTCGGCGATGGGGGTTTGAGGCATGGCTGGGGCTCGCGGGAAACGGCGAAAAATACCCTATGGAGGGGCTTCTGGTCAAATCGGGGCCAGGGTAGAATTGCTGGCTTTTCAATCCGTTGGAGGCGTGGAATGACCGATTTGGGCAATCAGTCCCGGTTGGTCCCCGCAGTTTCCCAACTGCCGGTGGACTGGTATTTCGACGAGAACATCTTCGCTCAGGAGAAGAAGCTCCTCTTCGATGCCGGTCCGGGCTACGTCGGGCACCAGCTCATGGTTCCCGAAGCCGGCGACTACCGTACCCTGGAGTGGCTGGACCACGGCCGCATGCTGGTCAATGGCGGCGCCGGCGGCCCCCATGCCGGCACCTGGCTCATGTCCAACGTCTGCCGCCACCGCCAGGCCATCATGCTGCAAGGTTCCGGCCATCTTGACGGGCCCCTGGTGTGCCCCATCCATCGCTGGACCTACGATCAGGGCGGGCGCCTCATCGGGGCTCCCCATTTTCCCCAGAACCCCTGCCTCAACCTCGACAAGCTGCGGCTGGAGAACTGGAACGGCCTCCTCTTCCAGGGCCCGCGTTCGGCCAACGCCGACCTGGCCGGCATGCGGGTGGCGCGGGATCTCGACTTCACCGGCTACACCCTCGACCA
It includes:
- the xseB gene encoding exodeoxyribonuclease VII small subunit, which produces MPQTPIAEMKFETALAELEAIVQSMEAGSLELEESIAAYRRGMELMKHCQRQLDAAETQLRIVENGEERAADPAGDLS